From a single Apium graveolens cultivar Ventura chromosome 2, ASM990537v1, whole genome shotgun sequence genomic region:
- the LOC141706810 gene encoding uncharacterized protein LOC141706810: MATNITRLLGNNRPLGLGTTYMFNSKNRAMASSSFSVVSKMGFQGEKNVVAGGGEKKPIMAVKASVAVVDTTATSKTRTSEVVHLSFILANVSALVLHGLKMITKPRPWRWHIQMLIERVVIDARFFAMLAVGGSLLGSVLCFLEGSFIIIESYLQYLQALSHGSASEHGHHIVHLLIEAMDMYLVGTAVLIFGTGLHVMFVGTQKLKGTGSTVIPKSNFFGLFHLQKLPTWAGMNSIGQAKTKIGHALMMILQVGVMEKFESIPLATGLDLACFAGALFISSASIFLLARLTSSAIASTAASNQHVPQKSI, encoded by the exons ATGGCTACCAATATTACTAGATTGTTGGGGAACAATAGGCCTTTAGGTCTTGGCACAACTTATATGTTCAATTCTAAGAATAGAGCTATGGCGTCGTCTAGTTTTAGCGTAGTAAGCAAGATGGGGTTTCAAGGGGAGAAGAATGTGGTGGCTGGAGGTGGTGAAAAGAAGCCGATAATGGCAGTGAAGGCGTCCGTTGCAGTGGTGGATACAACTGCTACCTCAAAAACGCGAACGAGTGAAGTAGTACATTTATCTTTTATATTGGCAAATGTTAGTGCTTTGGTCTTACATGGTTTGAAGATGATTACTAAACCAAGGCCTTGGAGATGGCACATTCAGATGTTAATCGAAAGG GTTGTCATCGATGCACGATTCTTTGCAATGTTAGCTGTGGGAGGAAGTTTGCTTGGTTCAGTCTTATGCTTTTTGGAG GGTTCCTTCATTATTATAGAGTCATATTTACAGTATCTCCAAGCTCTGTCACACGGGTCAGCATCAGAACACGGTCATCACATAGTGCATCTACTAATCGAAGCCATGG ACATGTATCTAGTAGGAACAGCAGTGCTTATATTTGGGACAGGATTGCATGTAATGTTTGTCGGAACTCAAAAATTGAAAGGAACAGGATCCACTGTCATCCCTAAATCAAACTTCTTTGGTCTTTTCCATCTCCAg AAACTGCCTACATGGGCTGGCATGAATTCGATAGGGCAAGCAAAGACCAAAATAGGACATGCACTGATGATGATATTACAAGTCGGAGTGATGGAGAAGTTCGAGAGCATACCTCTGGCTACTGGTTTAGATTTAGCATGTTTTGCCGGAGCTCTTTTCATTTCGTCTGCTTCCATCTTCCTTCTTGCAAGACTTACTTCTTCTGCTATTGCTTCCACTGCTGCATCAAATCAACATGTACCCCAGAAATCTATTTAA
- the LOC141705789 gene encoding protein PATRONUS 2-like, whose translation MTTHRSQRPLIIQDENLGSLLKKKGTEGTIKTSKPAAKKGQVLGSRKALNDITNKSSLHPSVSTKKKSAAKEEFNIAGEKFLHDHTKCVEANQKAMESSFWDTVFPKHGTLSNVVFSESLVAKNDPESPRCYPEFVELPMSEFVDWLQPSSKLDSSSSSPVHWDSPPASPFQWDILEHVDFVLKEEIE comes from the exons ATGACAACTCACCGCAGTCAGCGGCCGTTGATCATCCAggatgaaaatttgggcagccTCCTCAAAA AAAAAGGAACTGAAGGAACCATAAAGACTTCTAAACCAGCTGCCAAGAAAGGTCAAGTTCTAGGAAGTCGTAAAGCTTTAAATGACATTACAAACAAGTCATCCCTTCATCCCAGTGTCTCCACTAAGAAAAAGAGTGCAGCAAAAGAGGAATTTAATATTGCAGGGGAGAAGTTTCTGCACGATCATACCAAATGCGTTGAAGCAAACCAGAAGGCAATGGAGTCTTCTTTCTGGGACACGGTTTTCCCGAAACATG GTACGCTATCAAATGTTGTTTTTTCAGAGTCTTTGGTAGCAAAG AATGATCCTGAGAGCCCCCGTTGCTACCCAGAATTTGTAGAGTTGCCCATGTCAGAATTTGTGGATTGGTTACAGCCTTCTTCGAAATTGGACTCCTCATCATCTTCTCCAGTACACTGGGATTCTCCTCCTGCATCTCCGTTTCAATGGGATATCCTGGAGCATGTTGACTTTGTGCTGAAGGAAGAAATTGAATAG